Proteins found in one Neomonachus schauinslandi chromosome 1, ASM220157v2, whole genome shotgun sequence genomic segment:
- the AGTR1 gene encoding type-1 angiotensin II receptor — translation MILNSTTEDGIKRIQDDCPKAGRHNYIFVMIPTLYSIIFVVGIFGNSLVVIVIYFYMKLKTVASVFLLNLALADLCFLLTLPLWAVYTAMEYRWPFGNYLCKIASASVSFNLYASVFLLTCLSIDRYLAIVHPMKSRLRRTMLMAKVTCIIIWLLAGLASLPTIIHRNVFFIENTNITVCAFHYESQNSTLPIGLGLTKNILGFLFPFLIILTSYTLIWKTLKRAYEIQKNKPRNDDIFKIIMAIVLFFFFSWVPHQIFTFLDVLIQLGIIHDCKIADIVDTAMPITICIAYFNNCLNPLFYGFLGKKFKKYFLQLLKYIPPKAKSHSSLSTKMSTLSYRPSDHGNASTKKSASCVEVE, via the coding sequence ATGATCCTCAACTCTACCACTGAAGATGGTATTAAAAGAATCCAAGATGACTGTCCCAAAGCTGGAAGGCACAATTACATATTTGTCATGATCCCTACTTTATACAGTATCATCTTTGTGGTGGGAATATTTGGAAACAGCTTGGTAGTGATTGTCATTTACTTTTACATGAAACTGAAGACTGTGGccagtgtttttcttttgaatttagcACTGGCTGACTTATGCTTTTTACTGACATTGCCACTGTGGGCTGTCTATACTGCTATGGAATACCGCTGGCCCTTTGGCAATTACCTATGTAAGATTGCTTCAGCCAGTGTCAGTTTCAACCTCTATGCCAGTGTGTTTCTACTTACATGTCTAAGCATCGATCGTTACCTGGCTATTGTTCATCCAATGAAGTCCCGCCTCCGGCGCACAATGCTTATGGCCAAAGTCACCTGCATCATTATTTGGCTGCTGGCTGGCTTGGCCAGTTTGCCAACCATAATCCACCGAAATGTATTTTTCATCGAGAACACCAATATCACGGTTTGTGCTTTCCATTATGAATCCCAAAATTCAACCCTCCCCATTGGACTCGGCCTAACCAAGAATATACTGggtttcttgtttccttttctgatcATTCTTACAAGTTATACTCTTATTTGGAAGACCTTAAAGAGGGCTTATGAGATTCAGAAGAACAAGCCAAGAAATGATGATATTTTCAAGATAATTATGGCaattgtacttttctttttcttttcctgggttCCCCACCAAATATTCACTTTTCTGGATGTACTGATCCAACTGGGCATCATACATGACTGTAAAATTGCAGATATTGTTGACACCGCCATGCCCATCACTATTTGCATAGCTTATTTTAACAATTGCCTGAATCCTCTCTTTTATGGCTTTCTggggaagaaatttaaaaaatattttctccagcttCTGAAATACATCCCCCCAAAGGCTAAATCCCACTCAAGCCTATCAACAAAAATGAGCACACTTTCCTACCGCCCCTCAGATCATGGAAATGCATCCACCAAGAAGTCTGCCTCATGTGTTGAAGTTGAGTGA